One Paraglaciecola mesophila genomic region harbors:
- the cgtA gene encoding Obg family GTPase CgtA, whose translation MKFVDEAEIRVEAGDGGAGTVSFRREKYVPDGGPDGGDGGDGGSVYLVADENLNTLIDYRFEKFHRAERGKNGQSSDCTGRKGADLEVKVPVGTRATDTETGELLGDLTKHGQRLKAAQGGYHGLGNARFKTSTNRAPRQKTLGTPGDVRMLKLELMLLADVGLLGMPNAGKSTFIRSVSAAKPKVADYPFTTLVPNLGVVRLDAMSSFVIADIPGLIEGASEGAGLGIQFLKHLERCRVLLHLIDLMPADGSDPVENAKAIVSELEKYSPKLAAKPRWLVFNKVDLMFEDEAQELCKEIASALNWEGEYHSISAVQGKNTKELCIKVMDFIESLPEEEVDESDDEEVGFKWDTYHKETVENYEDDDDFDDDDDDDFDGDDDFEVIYQK comes from the coding sequence ATGAAATTTGTAGATGAAGCTGAGATCCGCGTTGAAGCGGGTGATGGCGGAGCCGGTACGGTTAGTTTTCGCCGCGAGAAATATGTTCCTGATGGCGGCCCGGATGGCGGCGATGGTGGTGATGGTGGTAGCGTTTACCTAGTGGCTGATGAAAACCTAAACACGCTTATCGATTATCGCTTTGAGAAATTTCATCGTGCTGAACGTGGTAAAAATGGCCAAAGCTCAGATTGTACTGGTCGCAAAGGCGCTGACCTGGAAGTCAAGGTTCCAGTAGGTACCCGAGCAACAGACACTGAAACCGGCGAATTGTTAGGTGATTTAACCAAGCACGGTCAGCGACTTAAAGCGGCACAAGGGGGTTATCATGGTTTAGGTAATGCTCGCTTTAAAACCAGCACCAACCGCGCCCCACGACAGAAAACTTTGGGTACCCCAGGGGATGTTCGCATGCTCAAATTAGAGCTAATGCTATTGGCTGATGTGGGTTTGTTGGGTATGCCAAACGCAGGTAAATCAACCTTTATACGTAGTGTTTCTGCCGCCAAGCCGAAAGTGGCAGATTATCCATTTACCACACTTGTGCCGAATTTAGGTGTCGTGCGCTTAGATGCAATGAGCAGTTTTGTGATTGCCGATATTCCCGGTTTGATCGAAGGCGCATCTGAGGGGGCTGGTTTAGGAATTCAATTCCTTAAGCACCTTGAACGTTGCCGAGTGTTATTGCACCTTATTGATTTGATGCCGGCTGACGGCTCTGATCCCGTTGAAAATGCCAAAGCTATCGTTAGCGAATTAGAAAAATACAGCCCCAAATTAGCTGCTAAACCACGTTGGTTGGTGTTCAATAAAGTCGATTTGATGTTTGAAGACGAAGCACAAGAGTTATGTAAAGAGATTGCTAGTGCGCTGAACTGGGAAGGTGAATACCACAGTATTTCTGCTGTACAGGGTAAGAACACCAAAGAACTTTGCATTAAGGTCATGGACTTTATTGAAAGCTTACCAGAAGAAGAAGTTGATGAGTCGGATGATGAAGAAGTCGGCTTCAAATGGGATACTTATCATAAAGAGACAGTCGAAAATTACGAAGATGACGATGATTTCGACGATGATGATGACGATGACTTTGATGGCGACGACGACTTCGAAGTGATTTACCAAAAGTAA
- the rpmA gene encoding 50S ribosomal protein L27, translating into MAHKKAGGSTNNGRDSESKRLGVKRYGGESVLAGNIIVRQRGTRFHAGDNMGIGKDHTLFALSDGKVQFEVKGPKNRKFVSIVAE; encoded by the coding sequence ATGGCACATAAAAAGGCTGGTGGTAGTACCAATAACGGTCGTGACTCAGAAAGTAAACGTTTAGGTGTTAAACGTTACGGTGGCGAGTCAGTTTTAGCAGGTAACATTATTGTTCGTCAACGTGGTACTCGTTTCCACGCTGGTGACAACATGGGTATCGGCAAAGATCACACTTTGTTTGCTTTATCAGACGGTAAAGTTCAATTTGAAGTGAAAGGTCCTAAAAACCGTAAATTTGTAAGTATCGTTGCTGAATAA
- a CDS encoding VTT domain-containing protein — protein sequence MTDTSASLFKESENCWQTSQVTYATPLIDGANYYRALHSAICKAKHSIFIVGWDIDSRIRLLRGEEEKNASAPSVISELLKWKAEQHQDIKIYLLRWDSSLAFFSQREMWAKEVWDNKTPDNVKTALDSTIPMGGSQHQKIVVIDDEIAFSGGMDVSTNRWDTREHLVEQPERVGPDGPHGPLHDVQILTSGPIVECFAQLVRWRWDRINEQKAIEFSPSDPQRDDVPASWPDNFPPSMHNLPCAVARTIPFMDGVEPVQEVRRMLLDLIGQAERFIFIENQFTTRQEIAEALNKRLKACPDLQVIVVSSYEPKGKFESEAYWASRIDFKRILENGIEDGRVKITYSTLTNDQGKSTQKRVHSKVMSIDDRYLVIGSSNISNRSMSLDTEVDLVFAVNTEQNKRDITNVRNDLLAEHTGRSIEQVEKIFASDDPLNGLLSDQAETGYQLAEVSDEQFTNKAWQPVFSSLSDPEKPLIAPIQMSSGKVVGVGNPKQKTIVFMLVALLVLVLGGLVYWASHSIPWLTAENLEQFLEDTKGTMWVIPTICIIYVIAGLVFFPVTVLSLAVAAVYGPIWGPIYGMLGALISSATLFALGHIMGERGLRKMGGTKIQAVDDKFKDSGIVGVAVIRLIPIAPFSLVNLVAGISSIGLIQFLAGTFLGMFPPMIAKGLVGDSLSKIFTNPSPETIGYLALGIGFWALMIFVCQKLARMYQLKKAQAS from the coding sequence ATGACTGATACCAGCGCATCCTTGTTCAAAGAAAGTGAAAACTGTTGGCAAACCAGTCAAGTAACGTATGCCACTCCCTTGATTGATGGTGCAAATTACTATCGGGCATTACATAGCGCGATCTGCAAAGCTAAGCACAGCATATTTATTGTCGGGTGGGATATTGATAGCCGGATCCGTTTATTACGTGGTGAAGAGGAAAAAAATGCCAGCGCACCCTCTGTCATTAGCGAGTTGTTAAAATGGAAAGCAGAACAACACCAAGATATAAAAATCTACTTGCTGCGCTGGGATTCCTCTTTAGCGTTCTTTAGTCAAAGGGAGATGTGGGCTAAAGAAGTGTGGGACAACAAAACGCCCGACAACGTTAAGACAGCGTTAGATAGCACGATCCCTATGGGAGGCAGTCAGCACCAAAAAATTGTTGTTATTGACGATGAAATTGCATTTTCGGGAGGGATGGACGTCTCTACCAACCGTTGGGATACCCGAGAGCACCTAGTAGAGCAACCTGAACGCGTCGGGCCAGACGGCCCTCATGGGCCACTTCACGACGTGCAAATATTAACCAGCGGCCCAATTGTCGAGTGTTTTGCCCAATTAGTCCGTTGGCGTTGGGACAGAATAAATGAGCAAAAAGCGATAGAGTTTTCCCCTAGCGACCCACAGCGCGATGACGTGCCTGCTTCTTGGCCGGATAATTTCCCTCCAAGTATGCACAACTTGCCTTGTGCTGTAGCGCGCACAATTCCCTTTATGGATGGCGTAGAGCCTGTTCAAGAGGTAAGGCGTATGTTGCTTGATCTCATCGGGCAAGCTGAACGCTTTATTTTTATTGAGAATCAATTCACTACCCGTCAAGAAATAGCTGAAGCGTTAAACAAACGCTTGAAAGCCTGCCCAGATTTGCAGGTTATTGTGGTCAGCTCTTATGAACCCAAGGGAAAGTTTGAGAGCGAAGCTTACTGGGCGAGTCGCATTGATTTTAAGAGAATTTTGGAAAATGGCATTGAGGATGGGCGGGTTAAGATAACCTACTCAACTTTGACCAATGACCAAGGAAAAAGCACTCAGAAGCGCGTGCATTCAAAAGTAATGAGTATTGATGATCGTTACTTGGTTATTGGCTCTTCAAATATCAGTAACCGCTCCATGAGTTTAGACACTGAAGTAGACTTAGTGTTTGCTGTAAATACAGAGCAAAATAAAAGGGACATCACAAACGTACGCAATGATTTACTTGCAGAGCATACCGGACGCAGTATAGAGCAAGTGGAAAAAATATTTGCTAGTGATGACCCTCTCAATGGGTTACTAAGTGATCAGGCTGAAACTGGGTATCAGCTCGCCGAAGTCAGTGATGAGCAGTTTACAAATAAAGCTTGGCAACCAGTATTTAGCTCATTGTCAGATCCTGAAAAACCACTGATTGCGCCTATTCAAATGTCCAGTGGAAAAGTGGTTGGGGTAGGGAACCCTAAACAAAAAACCATTGTTTTTATGCTCGTTGCTTTACTGGTACTCGTGCTCGGTGGGTTGGTTTATTGGGCTAGTCATTCTATTCCTTGGTTGACAGCAGAAAACCTTGAGCAGTTTTTAGAAGATACTAAGGGCACCATGTGGGTCATTCCCACTATATGCATAATTTATGTGATTGCAGGCTTGGTGTTTTTCCCGGTTACTGTTTTGTCATTAGCGGTGGCGGCCGTGTATGGGCCTATTTGGGGCCCCATTTATGGCATGCTTGGGGCGCTTATTAGTTCTGCTACCTTATTTGCTTTAGGTCATATTATGGGCGAACGTGGACTACGTAAAATGGGAGGAACGAAGATACAAGCTGTGGATGATAAGTTCAAAGACAGTGGCATTGTGGGTGTGGCCGTCATTCGCCTCATTCCTATTGCGCCTTTTAGCTTGGTCAACTTGGTGGCTGGTATCTCTTCTATTGGCTTAATTCAGTTTCTAGCAGGGACATTCCTCGGTATGTTTCCTCCGATGATCGCCAAAGGGCTGGTGGGGGATTCACTTAGTAAGATTTTTACGAATCCTTCTCCTGAAACTATTGGCTATCTAGCGCTTGGCATTGGCTTTTGGGCATTGATGATCTTTGTGTGTCAAAAGCTGGCACGCATGTACCAATTAAAAAAAGCGCAGGCGAGTTAA
- a CDS encoding cold-shock protein produces the protein MSKGTVKWFNADKGFGFITPEDGGKDLFVHHSEIKSGGGYATLNDGQAVEFEVGQSPKGPCANNVVPI, from the coding sequence ATGAGTAAAGGTACAGTTAAGTGGTTTAATGCGGACAAAGGTTTCGGTTTCATTACTCCAGAAGACGGTGGAAAAGATTTATTTGTTCATCACTCAGAAATTAAAAGCGGTGGTGGATATGCAACTTTGAACGACGGCCAAGCGGTTGAGTTTGAAGTTGGTCAAAGCCCTAAAGGCCCATGTGCGAACAACGTAGTTCCTATTTAA
- a CDS encoding TonB-dependent receptor domain-containing protein: protein MFTKTELAKSIRLAVSLGALSAASFSTLTTAQETPAAEGEALEKISVTGSRIARAELSSPAPVISLSSEEIARFGTPDLGSILAEIPAIAASSSLIGNNNSNEDAGLSAPDLRSLGRDRTLTLVNGIRHVAGAPGSSAIDTGAIPAALIDKVEIITGGASAIYGSDAVSGVINIILKDDFEGFEFNAGVSDSTEGVGTKSHNFSVLAGATSEDGKGNITFFAGKSDIREVLLTDLQQHDYAGTVINPDDGGEDDGIADRFRVPFVGSEMINDFGVINPFGGGPRITFSPDGVGMDQVERINTNSFAFGNFDQAYDTVFFPDNYENYTPAQETVTLASTFRYDFNDNVRMYGDVKYVDKDIRQQFQPAFNFGGLSINVADNPFLDSATRQRLIDGGQDTTVPFSRFFGDLGNRSAANDRELFRVVVGFEGGFELGETVFDYDVFYTHGETKNTRRTLNDVIEDNVTAALDAVIDPATGMAACRSQVPSAQGDDYEDPASVNGGNCVAFNPFGTGNFSAEAADFISGDVLREDEITQDVYGASLSFDTGAFLELPGGAIGVAVGYEYREETSSTITDEFTKAGFYSSAATPDSFGGFDVEEYFIEVSAPLLSDMFLIEELTVDAAYRTADYSHAGNADAWQVGLGWAPIEDLRFRATVSEAVRAPNVTEAFSPVSPGFARVSDPCDADNINEDPDRAANCLALGIPAGFEANDNVSVDTLSGGNTELFSETAESQTIGFVWTPAFIENFSLTVDYYNIEISDAINLVSAQDVADNCVDATGGPDVNFCGQIDRDPTTNDIALVRSGYINAAGFDTDGIEANIRYRTDLSQFDLPGEVRINISATKVLSLDEFEFQTRPDEINVEDGEVGDPSLQWSTSIDYRIDDLNVNWSSRFIDKSALFDVSPGGGSPEDASPNFIDSVWTHDLSAVYYLNDNVSFSAGIRNVFNEVPSGNTFDALYDLIGRRANAGVKVSF from the coding sequence ATGTTCACTAAAACCGAATTGGCGAAGTCAATTAGACTCGCTGTCTCTCTCGGTGCGCTTTCGGCCGCATCATTTTCTACTTTAACGACAGCACAGGAAACCCCTGCCGCTGAAGGCGAGGCTCTTGAGAAAATATCAGTAACCGGCTCACGTATTGCACGTGCCGAGCTTTCTTCACCCGCTCCAGTTATCTCTTTAAGTTCAGAAGAAATTGCCCGCTTTGGTACACCAGACTTAGGTAGTATTTTAGCGGAAATTCCAGCTATCGCAGCTAGTTCAAGCTTAATCGGTAACAACAACAGCAACGAAGATGCAGGCTTAAGTGCCCCAGATCTTCGCTCATTGGGTAGAGACCGTACGCTAACCTTGGTTAACGGCATTCGTCACGTTGCCGGTGCACCAGGTTCTTCAGCTATCGATACAGGCGCCATACCTGCTGCCTTGATCGATAAAGTTGAAATCATCACAGGTGGTGCGTCAGCTATTTATGGTTCTGATGCAGTTTCAGGCGTTATCAATATTATCCTTAAAGACGATTTTGAAGGTTTTGAGTTTAATGCCGGTGTTTCCGATAGCACTGAAGGGGTAGGGACCAAGAGCCATAACTTTAGTGTGTTAGCCGGTGCAACCTCAGAAGACGGTAAAGGCAACATTACGTTCTTCGCTGGTAAATCTGACATTCGCGAAGTATTACTAACCGACCTGCAACAACATGATTATGCAGGTACTGTTATCAACCCAGATGATGGCGGTGAAGACGACGGTATTGCTGATAGATTCCGTGTACCTTTCGTCGGTTCAGAAATGATCAACGACTTTGGTGTGATCAACCCATTTGGTGGTGGCCCTCGTATTACGTTTTCACCTGACGGCGTAGGTATGGATCAGGTTGAGCGTATCAATACCAACAGCTTCGCCTTTGGTAACTTTGACCAAGCATACGACACGGTTTTCTTCCCTGATAACTATGAAAACTACACACCCGCCCAAGAGACCGTTACATTAGCCTCTACATTCCGTTATGACTTTAACGATAACGTTCGTATGTACGGTGATGTTAAATACGTTGATAAAGATATTCGTCAGCAGTTTCAGCCGGCTTTCAATTTCGGTGGCTTAAGCATTAACGTTGCAGATAACCCGTTCTTAGATTCTGCTACCAGACAGCGTCTTATTGACGGCGGTCAAGACACTACCGTGCCCTTCTCACGTTTCTTCGGTGATTTAGGTAACCGTTCAGCAGCAAACGATCGTGAATTGTTCCGCGTCGTGGTTGGCTTTGAAGGCGGATTCGAGCTTGGCGAAACAGTATTCGACTATGACGTATTTTACACTCATGGTGAAACCAAAAATACTCGCCGCACACTTAACGATGTAATAGAAGACAACGTTACAGCTGCGCTTGATGCGGTTATCGACCCTGCAACTGGAATGGCTGCATGTCGTAGCCAAGTGCCTAGTGCGCAAGGCGACGATTATGAAGACCCAGCTTCAGTCAATGGCGGAAACTGTGTTGCATTTAATCCGTTCGGTACAGGAAACTTCAGCGCTGAAGCAGCAGATTTTATTTCTGGTGATGTGTTACGTGAAGACGAAATCACCCAAGACGTTTACGGTGCCTCTTTATCATTTGATACAGGCGCATTTTTAGAGCTTCCTGGTGGTGCCATCGGTGTTGCTGTGGGTTATGAGTACCGTGAAGAAACATCAAGCACCATTACGGATGAATTCACTAAAGCAGGCTTTTATTCATCTGCAGCGACGCCTGATTCATTTGGTGGATTCGATGTAGAAGAGTATTTCATCGAAGTCAGTGCGCCATTACTTAGCGATATGTTCTTGATCGAAGAACTCACTGTAGATGCGGCCTATCGTACAGCTGATTACTCTCATGCAGGTAATGCAGATGCATGGCAAGTTGGCTTAGGCTGGGCTCCTATCGAAGACTTGCGTTTCCGCGCGACAGTCAGTGAAGCGGTTCGTGCACCAAACGTTACAGAAGCCTTTAGCCCTGTATCGCCTGGCTTCGCCCGTGTATCTGACCCATGTGATGCAGATAACATCAATGAAGATCCAGATAGAGCGGCGAACTGTTTAGCCCTTGGCATCCCGGCTGGTTTCGAAGCAAACGATAACGTGAGTGTTGATACGCTTTCTGGTGGTAACACTGAACTGTTCTCTGAAACAGCTGAATCGCAAACCATTGGTTTTGTATGGACACCTGCTTTCATTGAGAACTTCTCATTGACTGTGGATTACTACAACATCGAAATTTCTGATGCGATTAACTTAGTTTCAGCGCAAGATGTTGCTGATAACTGTGTTGATGCGACTGGCGGCCCAGATGTTAACTTCTGTGGACAAATTGACCGCGACCCTACCACCAATGATATTGCATTGGTGCGCTCTGGTTATATTAACGCGGCTGGTTTCGACACTGACGGTATCGAAGCGAACATCCGTTACAGAACAGACCTAAGTCAGTTTGATTTACCTGGTGAAGTCAGAATCAATATCTCAGCGACCAAAGTACTTAGCTTAGATGAATTTGAATTTCAAACTCGCCCAGATGAAATCAACGTAGAAGACGGTGAAGTAGGTGATCCAAGCTTACAATGGAGCACGTCTATTGATTACCGTATTGACGACTTAAACGTTAACTGGAGCTCGCGCTTTATTGATAAGAGTGCTTTGTTTGATGTGTCACCTGGCGGCGGTTCACCAGAAGATGCGTCACCTAACTTTATCGATTCAGTGTGGACACACGACTTGTCTGCAGTTTACTACTTGAATGACAACGTTAGCTTCTCTGCTGGTATTCGTAACGTATTTAACGAAGTCCCTTCAGGAAATACCTTTGATGCACTTTATGACCTGATCGGTCGTCGTGCTAATGCTGGTGTTAAAGTTTCTTTCTAA
- the tpx gene encoding thiol peroxidase, with product MSTVTLKGNPFNTIGVLPSVGESAVDFRLVKTDLSETTLADYKGSRLVLNIFPSVDTPTCAMSVRKFNEQVSQLDNTKVLCVSADLPFAAARFCGAEGIENVATGSSFRSTFGTDYGVEFVDGPLKGLLSRSVVVLDESGKVIYTEQVSETADEPDYEAAIAAL from the coding sequence ATGAGCACAGTGACTTTAAAGGGTAACCCATTCAACACCATTGGCGTCTTGCCAAGTGTAGGTGAAAGCGCAGTCGATTTTCGTTTAGTGAAAACCGACCTTTCTGAAACCACACTTGCTGACTATAAAGGCTCTCGTTTGGTACTGAATATTTTCCCGTCTGTGGATACGCCGACGTGTGCAATGTCTGTACGCAAGTTTAATGAGCAAGTAAGTCAATTAGATAACACCAAAGTGCTATGTGTCTCTGCTGATTTGCCTTTTGCGGCTGCGCGTTTCTGTGGTGCTGAAGGGATTGAAAATGTTGCTACAGGCTCAAGCTTTAGAAGCACATTTGGCACAGATTATGGTGTGGAATTTGTTGATGGCCCATTGAAAGGCTTGTTGTCACGCAGTGTAGTAGTGCTTGATGAAAGCGGTAAGGTTATTTATACCGAACAAGTTTCTGAAACAGCTGACGAGCCTGACTATGAAGCAGCGATTGCAGCGCTATAG
- a CDS encoding endonuclease/exonuclease/phosphatase family protein, with protein MRIVTYNIHSGVGVDGVQSYKRIGQFLARQNIDIALIQEMDTRPNERDTEQDIQDLCANYFIALSRSPALEETHGWYGNAILSRYPVLSTKTVDVSQEGFQPRNIQEVVLDTHVGPIRVINTHKGLKKQERRKQFALMAEYLEQSMAVSSIPLIVGGDFNEWQFFTRAFRTINQVLTEHKVSATFPTAWPLFRLDRVWTSFNDNKVEAQVLKTSETRYYSDHYPILLTFDD; from the coding sequence ATGCGCATAGTGACATATAACATTCATAGTGGCGTAGGGGTCGACGGCGTACAAAGCTATAAGCGTATCGGTCAGTTTCTAGCACGTCAGAATATTGATATTGCTTTGATTCAGGAAATGGACACCCGCCCCAATGAGCGCGATACCGAACAGGATATTCAAGACTTGTGTGCTAATTACTTCATTGCCCTTAGTCGCTCACCTGCACTTGAAGAAACACATGGTTGGTATGGGAATGCTATCTTGAGTCGATATCCTGTACTTTCGACAAAGACCGTAGATGTTAGCCAAGAGGGCTTTCAACCGCGTAATATTCAAGAAGTAGTCCTTGATACGCATGTTGGCCCTATACGAGTGATTAATACGCACAAGGGGCTAAAGAAGCAGGAGAGACGAAAGCAATTTGCCCTAATGGCTGAATATTTAGAACAAAGCATGGCGGTGTCGTCTATTCCATTGATAGTAGGCGGGGATTTTAATGAGTGGCAGTTTTTTACTCGCGCTTTTCGTACCATCAATCAGGTATTAACAGAGCATAAAGTTTCAGCTACTTTCCCCACTGCATGGCCTTTATTTCGATTAGATCGCGTGTGGACGTCATTCAATGACAACAAGGTAGAGGCTCAGGTACTTAAAACCTCAGAAACACGATATTACTCTGATCATTATCCTATCTTACTGACATTCGATGATTAA
- the folA gene encoding type 3 dihydrofolate reductase produces the protein MAKIAMIAAMANERVIGLNNQMPWHMPADLKHFKRVTLGKPIIMGRKTYESIGRALPGRLNIVITGDQGYQLSDASVVHSCEQAINLATSHMQKEGVAEQKQEIMVIGGGTVYQHFLPHANRLYLTFIDLDTPGDTYFPDYADDVWQEIESESSEPDEKNPHAYRFVTLAR, from the coding sequence ATGGCAAAGATTGCAATGATTGCCGCAATGGCAAATGAACGAGTAATTGGTCTTAACAATCAAATGCCTTGGCACATGCCAGCCGACTTAAAACATTTTAAACGCGTGACGTTGGGCAAGCCAATCATTATGGGGCGAAAAACCTACGAATCTATTGGTAGGGCGTTACCTGGTCGACTTAATATCGTGATTACAGGCGACCAAGGTTATCAACTGAGTGATGCGAGTGTCGTACACAGCTGCGAACAGGCTATTAACTTGGCTACGTCACACATGCAAAAAGAAGGCGTAGCTGAGCAGAAGCAGGAAATTATGGTGATTGGTGGCGGTACGGTTTACCAACACTTTTTACCTCATGCTAATCGCTTGTATTTGACCTTTATAGATTTAGACACCCCTGGAGACACGTATTTTCCTGACTATGCAGATGATGTATGGCAAGAGATTGAATCTGAATCGAGTGAGCCTGACGAGAAAAATCCACACGCCTACCGCTTTGTTACCCTTGCTAGGTGA
- the rplU gene encoding 50S ribosomal protein L21, which translates to MYAVFQSGGKQHRVAEGQTVRLEKIEVAPGESVEFADILMVSNGEDVKIGTPFVSGGKVTAEVVTHGRGEKVKIVKFRRRKHSRTQMGHRQWFTEVKITGISA; encoded by the coding sequence ATGTACGCGGTTTTCCAAAGTGGTGGCAAACAACACCGTGTGGCTGAAGGCCAAACCGTTCGTCTAGAGAAGATCGAAGTGGCTCCAGGTGAGTCAGTAGAATTCGCTGATATCTTGATGGTGAGCAATGGTGAAGACGTTAAGATCGGTACGCCTTTTGTTAGTGGCGGAAAAGTTACAGCGGAAGTTGTAACGCATGGTCGTGGCGAGAAAGTTAAGATTGTTAAGTTTCGTCGACGCAAGCATTCACGTACCCAAATGGGTCACCGTCAGTGGTTCACGGAAGTGAAAATCACTGGTATAAGCGCTTAA
- the ispB gene encoding octaprenyl diphosphate synthase, which translates to MDLDHILSLAEPDMLAVNQLIQKQVNSDVSLINQLGFYIVNSGGKRLRPLLTVLAARALNIQTEQHHTLAAIIEFIHTATLLHDDVVDESTMRRGRETANEVFGNQASVLVGDFLYTRSFQMMVTLDSMRVMQILSDATNVIAEGEVLQLMNCNDPDTTEESYMEVIYSKTARLFEAATLLAGVLTKQTKDIENAMQNYGKYLGTAFQLVDDIMDYASDSEDMGKNMGDDLAEGKPTLPLLYAMWHGNEQQAAMIREAIESGNGMDNLTLILEAMEQTNALGYTKQKALTASQQAVDALAPIPESHYKQALIGLAHIAVERVA; encoded by the coding sequence ATGGATTTAGACCACATCCTTTCACTCGCTGAGCCAGATATGCTCGCGGTCAATCAACTGATCCAAAAGCAGGTGAATTCAGATGTCTCGCTGATCAATCAACTTGGCTTTTACATCGTTAATAGCGGTGGCAAACGACTAAGGCCTTTATTAACGGTTTTAGCCGCTCGGGCCTTGAATATACAGACAGAGCAACATCATACGTTAGCCGCAATTATTGAATTTATTCATACCGCGACGTTACTGCATGACGATGTCGTCGATGAGTCGACTATGCGCCGAGGGCGCGAAACAGCAAATGAAGTATTTGGTAATCAAGCAAGTGTGTTAGTGGGTGACTTTCTATATACCCGCTCGTTTCAAATGATGGTGACGCTGGACAGCATGCGCGTCATGCAAATTTTGTCCGATGCAACCAATGTGATTGCAGAGGGTGAAGTGCTGCAATTGATGAACTGTAACGATCCTGACACCACAGAAGAAAGTTACATGGAAGTGATTTACAGCAAAACTGCACGCTTATTTGAAGCGGCTACGCTATTAGCTGGTGTACTGACCAAACAAACCAAAGACATTGAAAATGCCATGCAAAACTACGGAAAGTATTTGGGCACAGCCTTTCAACTCGTTGATGACATCATGGATTACGCCTCTGACAGTGAGGATATGGGTAAAAACATGGGTGATGACCTAGCAGAAGGTAAACCTACCTTGCCGCTTTTGTACGCAATGTGGCATGGCAATGAACAACAAGCGGCAATGATACGAGAAGCCATTGAGTCAGGTAATGGCATGGATAATCTAACGTTAATTTTAGAAGCGATGGAGCAAACCAACGCCTTGGGTTACACCAAGCAAAAAGCGTTAACAGCCTCTCAACAAGCGGTCGACGCATTGGCGCCCATTCCTGAATCACACTACAAGCAAGCCTTAATTGGCTTAGCTCACATTGCAGTAGAGCGGGTGGCCTAG